One segment of Drosophila ananassae strain 14024-0371.13 chromosome 3R, ASM1763931v2, whole genome shotgun sequence DNA contains the following:
- the LOC6502454 gene encoding fez family zinc finger protein erm isoform X1, with amino-acid sequence MVYFSPRGMQPCSPAGEVAMMPPSKSPVMESAASDQNPGQAPADQSAKRACPLKFSIAKIMEPDHKPTQATAVPPPPSQLPPSLVLQDDNEDDEDPEIDADSERSCSPIEVTSLEQSPVNYDSAFKKYVPATCGGATNSATAVQQFVNTRHQELLSQYPLLYYAPNQLMCAAAAAQYAALTAQQQSLTHLSSFTASLNASLHHSQSLRRNLGHPLAAAAAAAAVAQSQAVVPNIQQSLEKSPVGQRASGGASHQANLKRKRSPQDQGEVTPPPVGAASAAGGSNRSRSRSPRSPSPHGSIEDSSPGSANGGKPKTFSCLECGKVFNAHYNLTRHMPVHTGARPFVCKVCGKGFRQASTLCRHKIIHTSEKPHKCQTCGKAFNRSSTLNTHARIHAGYKPFVCEYCGKGFHQKGNYKNHKLTHSGEKAYKCSICNKAFHQIYNLTFHMHTHNDKKPYTCRVCAKGFCRNFDLKKHMRKLHEIGGDLDLDLDLPPSYERRREYTRREPLSGSGSYPHGQASGQLTPDSSSGSMSPPINVTTPPLSSGETSNPAWPRSVGGVYPTAGGAYQLGVPPPPPPPDYATGSAFLHHHPAHQQQPQLAQQQPPHLPQQQRLSETFIAKVF; translated from the exons ATGGTTTACTTT AGTCCGCGTGGCATGCAACCGTGTAGTCCAGCGGGAGAAGTCGCAATGATGCCGCCCTCGAAGAGTCCTGTCATGGAGAGTGCCGCCTCTGACCAGAATCCCGGCCAGGCCCCGGCAGACCAGAGCGCCAAGCGGGCATGTCCTTTGAAGTTTTCGATCGCCAAAATCATGGAGCCGGATCACAAGCCCACTCAGGCGACAGCAGTGCCGCCTCCCCCATCGCAGCTGCCCCCATCCCTTGTGTTGCAGGACGACAACGAGGATGATGAGGATCCAGAGATCGATGCCGATTCGGAGCGATCCTGCAGCCCCATTGAGGTGACCAGCCTGGAGCAGTCGCCCGTGAACTACGATTCCGCTTTCAAGAAGTACGTGCCGGCTACGTGCGGAGGCGCCACCAACTCGGCCACAGCCGTGCAGCAATTTGTAAACACCCGCCACCAGGAGCTGCTTTCCCAGTATCCCCTGCTGTACTACGCTCCCAACCAGCTGATGtgtgccgccgccgccgcccagTACGCCGCCCTGACTGCCCAGCAGCAGTCGCTGACCCACCTGAGCAGCTTCACCGCCTCGCTGAACGCCAGTCTCCACCACTCGCAGTCGCTGCGCCGCAATCTGGGCCATCCTTTGGCTGCAGCAGCCGCCGCAGCGGCCGTGGCACAGTCCCAGGCGGTAGTGCCGAACATCCAGCAGAGCCTGGAGAAGTCACCGGTGGGACAGAGGGCATCCGGCGGAGCCAGTCATCAGGCTAACCTGAAACGCAAGCGGTCGCCGCAGGATCAGGGCGAGGTCACCCCACCCCCGGTAGGAGCTGCCTCAGCAGCTGGTGGCTCcaatcgctcccgatctcgctccCCACGATCCCCTTCGCCGCACGGATCCATAGAAGACAGCAGTCCTGGCTCGGCCAATGGCGGCAAGCCAAAGACCTTCTCATGCCTGGAGTGTGGGAAGGTCTTCAACGCCCACTACAATCTGACACGCCACATGCCGGTCCACACCGGAGCCCGGCCCTTCGTGTGCAAGGTGTGCGGCAAGGGATTCCGGCAGGCGTCGACTCTGTGCCGGCACAAGATCATCCATACGTCCGAGAAGCCCCACAAGTGCCAGACCTGCGGCAAGGCCTTCAATCGCTCCTCCACTCTGAACACCCACGCCCGCATCCATGCCGGCTACAAGCCGTTCGTGTGCGAGTACTGCGGAAAGGGCTTCCACCAGAAGGGCAACTACAAGAACCACAAGCTGACCCACAGCGGCGAGAAGGCCTATAAGTGCAGCATCTGCAACAAGGCCTTCCACCAGATCTACAACCTCACCTTCCACATGCACACGCACAACGACAAAAAGCCCTACACCTGCCGTGTGTGTGCCAAGGGCTTCTGCCGTAACTTCGACCTGAAGAAGCACATGCGGAAGCTGCACGAGATCGGCGGTGACTTGGACCTGGATCTGGACCTGCCGCCGTCCTATGAGCGGAGGAGAGAGTACACCCGACGGGAACCGCTCTCCGGCTCCGGAAGCTATCCCCACGGACAGGCTTCCGGGCAGTTAACGCCAGACTCCAGTTCTGGCAGCATGTCACCGCCCATAAATGTGACCACGCCGCCGCTTTCCAGCGGAGAAACCAGCAATCCCGCCTGGCCTCGCTCCGTGGGAGGAGTTTATCCCACGGCGGGAGGAGCTTACCAACTGGGAGTgccgccaccaccgccgccaccGGACTACGCCACCGGCTCTGCCTTCTTGCATCATCATCCAGCgcatcagcagcagccgcagctgGCACAGCAGCAGCCTCCACACTTGCCGCAACAGCAGCGGCTCTCCGAGACCTTCATAGCCAAGGTGTTTTGA
- the LOC6502454 gene encoding fez family zinc finger protein erm isoform X2 has protein sequence MQPCSPAGEVAMMPPSKSPVMESAASDQNPGQAPADQSAKRACPLKFSIAKIMEPDHKPTQATAVPPPPSQLPPSLVLQDDNEDDEDPEIDADSERSCSPIEVTSLEQSPVNYDSAFKKYVPATCGGATNSATAVQQFVNTRHQELLSQYPLLYYAPNQLMCAAAAAQYAALTAQQQSLTHLSSFTASLNASLHHSQSLRRNLGHPLAAAAAAAAVAQSQAVVPNIQQSLEKSPVGQRASGGASHQANLKRKRSPQDQGEVTPPPVGAASAAGGSNRSRSRSPRSPSPHGSIEDSSPGSANGGKPKTFSCLECGKVFNAHYNLTRHMPVHTGARPFVCKVCGKGFRQASTLCRHKIIHTSEKPHKCQTCGKAFNRSSTLNTHARIHAGYKPFVCEYCGKGFHQKGNYKNHKLTHSGEKAYKCSICNKAFHQIYNLTFHMHTHNDKKPYTCRVCAKGFCRNFDLKKHMRKLHEIGGDLDLDLDLPPSYERRREYTRREPLSGSGSYPHGQASGQLTPDSSSGSMSPPINVTTPPLSSGETSNPAWPRSVGGVYPTAGGAYQLGVPPPPPPPDYATGSAFLHHHPAHQQQPQLAQQQPPHLPQQQRLSETFIAKVF, from the coding sequence ATGCAACCGTGTAGTCCAGCGGGAGAAGTCGCAATGATGCCGCCCTCGAAGAGTCCTGTCATGGAGAGTGCCGCCTCTGACCAGAATCCCGGCCAGGCCCCGGCAGACCAGAGCGCCAAGCGGGCATGTCCTTTGAAGTTTTCGATCGCCAAAATCATGGAGCCGGATCACAAGCCCACTCAGGCGACAGCAGTGCCGCCTCCCCCATCGCAGCTGCCCCCATCCCTTGTGTTGCAGGACGACAACGAGGATGATGAGGATCCAGAGATCGATGCCGATTCGGAGCGATCCTGCAGCCCCATTGAGGTGACCAGCCTGGAGCAGTCGCCCGTGAACTACGATTCCGCTTTCAAGAAGTACGTGCCGGCTACGTGCGGAGGCGCCACCAACTCGGCCACAGCCGTGCAGCAATTTGTAAACACCCGCCACCAGGAGCTGCTTTCCCAGTATCCCCTGCTGTACTACGCTCCCAACCAGCTGATGtgtgccgccgccgccgcccagTACGCCGCCCTGACTGCCCAGCAGCAGTCGCTGACCCACCTGAGCAGCTTCACCGCCTCGCTGAACGCCAGTCTCCACCACTCGCAGTCGCTGCGCCGCAATCTGGGCCATCCTTTGGCTGCAGCAGCCGCCGCAGCGGCCGTGGCACAGTCCCAGGCGGTAGTGCCGAACATCCAGCAGAGCCTGGAGAAGTCACCGGTGGGACAGAGGGCATCCGGCGGAGCCAGTCATCAGGCTAACCTGAAACGCAAGCGGTCGCCGCAGGATCAGGGCGAGGTCACCCCACCCCCGGTAGGAGCTGCCTCAGCAGCTGGTGGCTCcaatcgctcccgatctcgctccCCACGATCCCCTTCGCCGCACGGATCCATAGAAGACAGCAGTCCTGGCTCGGCCAATGGCGGCAAGCCAAAGACCTTCTCATGCCTGGAGTGTGGGAAGGTCTTCAACGCCCACTACAATCTGACACGCCACATGCCGGTCCACACCGGAGCCCGGCCCTTCGTGTGCAAGGTGTGCGGCAAGGGATTCCGGCAGGCGTCGACTCTGTGCCGGCACAAGATCATCCATACGTCCGAGAAGCCCCACAAGTGCCAGACCTGCGGCAAGGCCTTCAATCGCTCCTCCACTCTGAACACCCACGCCCGCATCCATGCCGGCTACAAGCCGTTCGTGTGCGAGTACTGCGGAAAGGGCTTCCACCAGAAGGGCAACTACAAGAACCACAAGCTGACCCACAGCGGCGAGAAGGCCTATAAGTGCAGCATCTGCAACAAGGCCTTCCACCAGATCTACAACCTCACCTTCCACATGCACACGCACAACGACAAAAAGCCCTACACCTGCCGTGTGTGTGCCAAGGGCTTCTGCCGTAACTTCGACCTGAAGAAGCACATGCGGAAGCTGCACGAGATCGGCGGTGACTTGGACCTGGATCTGGACCTGCCGCCGTCCTATGAGCGGAGGAGAGAGTACACCCGACGGGAACCGCTCTCCGGCTCCGGAAGCTATCCCCACGGACAGGCTTCCGGGCAGTTAACGCCAGACTCCAGTTCTGGCAGCATGTCACCGCCCATAAATGTGACCACGCCGCCGCTTTCCAGCGGAGAAACCAGCAATCCCGCCTGGCCTCGCTCCGTGGGAGGAGTTTATCCCACGGCGGGAGGAGCTTACCAACTGGGAGTgccgccaccaccgccgccaccGGACTACGCCACCGGCTCTGCCTTCTTGCATCATCATCCAGCgcatcagcagcagccgcagctgGCACAGCAGCAGCCTCCACACTTGCCGCAACAGCAGCGGCTCTCCGAGACCTTCATAGCCAAGGTGTTTTGA